In one window of Polaromonas naphthalenivorans CJ2 DNA:
- the kdgD gene encoding 5-dehydro-4-deoxyglucarate dehydratase, which produces MNPQDLKTIVSSGLLSFPVTDFDEQGDFRPKTYIERLEWLAPYGATALFAAGGTGEFFSLTGDEYPLIIKTAVNTCAGKVPIIAGVGGPTRFAIACAQEAERLGAHGILLLPHYLMEAGQEGLIAHVEAVCKSVKFGVIVYNRNVCKLTPESLAILADRCPNLIGFKDGVGNIETMSSIFMKMGDRFSYLGGLPTAEVYAAAYKALGTPVYSSAVFNFIPKTAMDFYHAVASDDLATQHRLLRDFFMPYLALRNKNPGYAVSIVKAGATIVGHDAGPVRPPLTDLKPAEMEELAVLIKSLGPQ; this is translated from the coding sequence ATGAATCCGCAAGACCTCAAAACCATCGTCAGTTCCGGCCTCCTGTCTTTCCCCGTCACCGACTTTGACGAGCAGGGCGATTTCCGTCCCAAGACCTACATCGAGCGTCTCGAATGGCTGGCCCCTTACGGCGCCACCGCGCTGTTCGCCGCCGGCGGCACGGGCGAGTTCTTTTCGCTGACGGGCGACGAGTACCCGCTGATCATCAAGACGGCGGTGAACACCTGCGCCGGCAAGGTGCCGATCATTGCCGGCGTCGGCGGCCCGACCCGTTTTGCGATTGCCTGCGCGCAGGAAGCCGAGCGCCTGGGCGCCCACGGCATCTTGCTGCTGCCGCACTACCTGATGGAAGCCGGCCAGGAAGGGCTGATTGCCCATGTCGAGGCCGTCTGCAAGAGCGTGAAGTTCGGCGTGATCGTGTACAACCGCAACGTCTGCAAGCTCACGCCCGAGTCGCTGGCGATTCTGGCCGACCGCTGCCCGAACCTGATCGGCTTCAAGGACGGCGTGGGCAACATCGAAACCATGTCGTCGATCTTCATGAAGATGGGTGACCGCTTTTCTTATCTGGGCGGCCTGCCCACGGCCGAGGTCTATGCCGCCGCCTACAAAGCGCTGGGCACGCCGGTGTATTCGTCGGCGGTGTTCAACTTCATCCCCAAGACGGCGATGGATTTCTACCATGCGGTTGCCAGCGACGACCTGGCCACACAGCACCGCCTCTTGAGAGACTTCTTCATGCCTTACCTGGCGCTTCGCAACAAGAATCCTGGCTACGCGGTCAGCATCGTCAAGGCCGGCGCCACCATCGTCGGGCATGACGCCGGCCCGGTGCGTCCGCCCCTGACCGACCTCAAGCCGGCCGAGATGGAAGAGCTGGCCGTGCTGATCAAGAGCCTCGGCCCGCAGTAA
- the garD gene encoding galactarate dehydratase, whose translation MTALPSSQPRYILMHEADNVAIVVNDGGLPAGTVFASGLTLRDKVPQGHKVALVDLPQGSTVRRYNVPIGYALKDIPAGSWVHERLLDMPAARGLDNLPIATVKPEPLPPLEGYTFEGYRNADGSVGSRNILAITTTVQCVAGVVEFAVKRIKDELLPRFPNVDDVVGLEHSYGCGVAIDAPDAIIPIRTLRNITLNPNFGGEVMVVSLGCEKLQPERLLPPGTIPIMDERNVADVGVTAEAPLDVVCLQSEQHVGFMSMIDSIMSAAELHLERLDARRRETVPASELVVGVQCGGSDAFSGVTANPAVGFCTDLLVRAGATVMFSETTEVRDGIDQLTARATTPEVAEAMIREMAWYDAYLEKGRVDRSANTTPGNKKGGLSNIVEKAMGSIVKSGSAPISGVLSPGEKVRQKGLKGLVFAATPASDFICGTLQLAAGINLHVFTTGRGTPYGLAEVPVIKVATRTDLARRWHDLMDINAGRIADGDATIEDVGRELFQFMLDVASGRKKTWAEHWKLHNALVLFNPAPVT comes from the coding sequence ATGACTGCATTGCCAAGCTCTCAGCCCCGCTACATCCTCATGCACGAGGCCGACAACGTGGCCATCGTCGTGAATGACGGCGGCCTGCCTGCGGGCACCGTTTTTGCCTCCGGGCTGACATTGCGCGACAAGGTGCCGCAAGGCCACAAGGTCGCGTTGGTCGATTTGCCACAGGGCAGCACCGTGCGGCGCTACAACGTGCCCATCGGCTACGCCCTGAAGGACATCCCGGCCGGCAGTTGGGTGCACGAGCGGCTGCTGGACATGCCGGCCGCGCGCGGGCTGGACAACCTGCCCATCGCCACCGTCAAGCCCGAGCCCTTGCCGCCGCTGGAAGGCTACACCTTCGAGGGCTACCGCAATGCCGATGGCTCGGTGGGCAGCCGCAACATCCTGGCCATCACCACCACCGTGCAGTGCGTGGCCGGCGTGGTCGAGTTTGCCGTCAAGCGCATCAAGGACGAGCTGCTGCCGCGTTTCCCGAATGTGGACGACGTGGTGGGGCTGGAGCACAGCTACGGCTGCGGGGTGGCGATTGACGCGCCCGATGCGATCATCCCGATCCGCACCCTGCGCAACATCACGCTGAACCCGAACTTCGGCGGCGAAGTGATGGTGGTCAGCCTGGGTTGCGAAAAGCTGCAGCCCGAGCGCCTGCTGCCGCCCGGCACCATACCGATCATGGATGAGCGCAACGTGGCCGATGTGGGCGTCACTGCGGAGGCGCCGCTCGATGTGGTGTGCCTGCAGTCCGAACAGCATGTCGGCTTCATGTCGATGATCGACTCGATCATGAGCGCGGCCGAGCTGCACCTGGAGCGGCTCGATGCGCGCCGGCGCGAAACCGTGCCGGCCAGTGAGCTGGTGGTCGGCGTGCAGTGCGGCGGCAGCGATGCGTTCTCGGGCGTGACCGCCAATCCGGCGGTCGGTTTTTGCACCGACCTGCTGGTGCGCGCCGGCGCCACGGTGATGTTCTCCGAAACCACCGAAGTGCGCGACGGCATCGACCAGCTCACGGCGCGCGCCACGACGCCCGAAGTCGCCGAGGCGATGATCCGCGAGATGGCCTGGTACGACGCCTACCTGGAAAAAGGCCGCGTGGACCGCAGCGCCAACACCACGCCGGGCAACAAGAAGGGCGGGTTGTCCAACATTGTCGAAAAAGCCATGGGCTCGATCGTCAAGTCGGGCAGCGCGCCCATCAGCGGCGTGCTGTCGCCGGGCGAAAAGGTCCGGCAAAAAGGCCTGAAGGGATTGGTGTTTGCCGCCACACCGGCCAGCGATTTCATCTGCGGCACGCTGCAGCTGGCTGCCGGCATCAACCTGCATGTGTTCACCACCGGACGCGGAACGCCCTACGGGCTGGCCGAGGTGCCGGTGATCAAGGTGGCGACCCGCACCGACCTGGCGCGGCGCTGGCATGACCTGATGGACATCAACGCCGGCCGCATTGCCGATGGCGACGCGACGATTGAAGACGTGGGCCGCGAGCTGTTCCAGTTCATGCTCGACGTGGCCAGCGGCCGCAAGAAAACCTGGGCCGAGCACTGGAAGCTGCACAACGCCCTGGTGCTCTTCAACCCGGCGCCCGTGACGTGA